DNA sequence from the Acidobacteriota bacterium genome:
CCACCGGCGGGGGATTGCTCTTCGGCGGCGATGTGAACGGCCGCTTCAAGGCCTACAGCCAGGAGACCGGCGAGGTGCTGTGGGAGGTGAACCTCGGCGCGCCGGTGACCGGTTACCCGATCACCTACGCCGTCGACGGCACACAGTACGTGGCGGTCAGCACCGGCATCTCGGCGACCACGTCGAGCTTCCTGCGGCTGACGCCGGAACTCAAGCCCGGCTTCGCGAACAACCTGTTCGTCTTCGCGCTGGAGTACGCCAGTCCCTGAGCCGCCGTCTCACCGGTACACCTCCCGGCGATGACCGATGCGGACGACCAGAATTGTCAGCTCTTCGTGGAATGCCTCGTAGATGATCCGGTACCGCCCCACGCGAAGTCGACGCAGGCCCCCGAACTCGCCCTTGAGCGCGGCACCTGCGGAGGGTTCCTGAGCGAGACGGTCGATCGCCGCGACGAGCCGCGTTCGCTCCTGCGCGTCGATTCTCCTCAGAGTTCTGGCGGCGCTACCCTTGATCTTGATCGAGTAGCTCACGCTTGACGTCATCCCAATCAAGGACCGGGTCGGCGGGATCGTTGAGTCGATCCAGCGCCAGACGCAGATCCTCGAAGTCGTCGAGGTAGTACTCGAGCGCCTGCCTGACCAACTGCGCTCTCGAGCGATTCAACTGGCTCGCGGCGCGGTCGGCCTTCTCGACCAGGTCCTCGGGAAGTCTTGCCGTCACTTGCACCATTGTCGTCCTCTCTGACCCCACATGATGTCTTTGACTTCGCATGAA
Encoded proteins:
- a CDS encoding type II toxin-antitoxin system RelE/ParE family toxin is translated as MSYSIKIKGSAARTLRRIDAQERTRLVAAIDRLAQEPSAGAALKGEFGGLRRLRVGRYRIIYEAFHEELTILVVRIGHRREVYR
- a CDS encoding ribbon-helix-helix protein, CopG family — translated: MVQVTARLPEDLVEKADRAASQLNRSRAQLVRQALEYYLDDFEDLRLALDRLNDPADPVLDWDDVKRELLDQDQG